AAAAAAATAATGATATCTTGTATCTTGAACACTTATCTGACAGTCAAAATTTATCTGACAATCTAATAAGTTAATTTATGGGGTCTGTAAGATTAAATCTTGACTTCTACACTTTAACTATTTGCTATTTCGGAAAAATGATATTTTTTATCATTTCTATCCATCAATTCATACATCTCTTTGGCTCCAATATAAACTTTAGACCATTCTGGGTGATTTAAATAATCTGAATTTGTTTCATTAGTATGTAGTGATATTGAATCTATTAAATCTCCAAACCATTTACAAAATTTATAGATTTGCTGTGCTTCATCCTCGTCATATAATATTTCACCAATGTTGCTTTCTTTATATTTATCCAAATCACAACTATCGTATAATGTGTTTATTACATAATATGTCAAACTATCACTATAAGGATGAGGATATTGCTCGTCCACCCATTCTTTCATTTGCCTATCATAATCGGCTAAATCTTCAAATGAACCTTTAACTTCCATGCGAAGTTGAGGATATAATAGAAATTTTGTTGTCATTAATATTACCTCTTAATCTGGTTTATGAAAACTTTTCCATTTAGCCCATTGATCTGCTGGAATATGGGCATCTGGGTGTTTTGTTGGCTCTTTTATTTGCATATTTAAATCAAAACCGTGTTCTGCATTTCTTTTCCCAACATCAAACATAGCCCGATCCATCTTATACACGCCACCAGTTACCTCATCTTTAAAGATATAATTGTTACCAGTATGATCAACAACTTTACCATTATAACTTATTGCTACATGGTCAACTTGCTGGGTTACGTACTTAGCAGCTGGATTTCCCTTATCTATTCTAATACTATCCCCACCTTTTTTCCATTTTAATCCATCCATCTTATTATTATAAACTGCTACGCCCAATTCTCCTGGCACTTTTTTAGCTAAATCTGAAAGTTGAGACCAATTTTCATATTGTTTAAGATATGTAGTATATTGTTCTAGTTTAAGGTCTACAGGTTTTGTAATACCGGTAACTGTCTCAATACGTTTTTGTAATGGTAGATCACTAGCTACATTTGATGCCCCTAATTTCACTTCTCCAACTTCAGAAGTTGGTAATTCTTGCTCAACTTTATTAGCAAGCATCGAAGTTTTTTCTACAATTTTAGTTTTAGCAGTAATATCACTGTGGGTTGGAAGGTGTGGTTCTTTTGGTAGTCCAGATGTTTCTGGGGTTTCTAAATTAATTGCTTTTCCTTCTATAATTTTATGCTTTGGTGCCGGATCTTTTAATATCTTGTTGCCACCACTATAGTAAAAGCAGTTAAGTTATGTTACAGCAAAGAATGCACAAATGGTGTTATACAATTCTTGTGAAAGCCCGATTTTTTGTTTAATCCACCTTTTCATATTAGCCCAAAATTTCTCTATTGGATTTAGGTCAGGAGAGTAAGGTGGTAAAAATATTACCCTACATCCTACTGATTCTATTAAATCTTTAGTCTTCTTAGACTTATGAAAAGCAGCATTGTCTAAAATCACAACTTGACCAGCTATAAGCTCTTTTATCAAAAATTGCTCTACCCAATTATTAAATAGTTCGGTATTACAGGTGCCATTGAATACAAAAGGGGCTATAGATTTATTACCTACCAAACCTGCTATAATATTCGTCCTTTGGTAATACTTCCCACTCTTCTTTGCTTGTAGTGTTTGACCTTTCTTTCCCCAACCTCTATCTTGGGTAATGTTCATCTCTATTCCGCTCTCATCTATATACACAAGCGCATCTGTAGCTAGATCTTTGATATCTTCTAAATACTTACATCGCTTTTCAGCATTAGCTTCCACATAGGTAAAGGCTTTTTTTTATAACTAAATCCCAATTGTCTTAGCCAATATCTTGCCCCACTAGCGCTTATCCCAAATTTCTTACCAATATCTTCCGTTTTGCTATTAGGATTTTCTTCTACATACTTGATAAAATCATCCATTTCTATACTAGGCTTTGCTCCTTTATACTTCCTTGCTTGATAATGACCTTCTTTCTTATACCTTACATGCCATGTATTTACTGTTGTAGGGCTCAATTGAAAAACTCTAGATGCTGACCTTTGACTATTTCCTGCTTCTAGATATTTTATTACTTTTTCTCTTAAATCTATACTGTATGGGCTAGTTGACATTTTTCATTTTATATTATCACAATCACTAACATAACTCAACTGCCTTTACTATAACAGTAGGTAAAGCAACTCTTGTCGGTACAAGATATGTAGGGTCAGTCTCACCTAGCAATTTAGTACCAGTAGCTTCTTTCACTGCTAGGTTAATTAGTGGATTAAAGAGTAATCTCACTCCTAATACTTCTATATTTTTTTGTCCTTCTGCCTCAGGGAATCGTTTTTTATGTTCTTCTATTATTTTTGCACCATATTCATCTGGTCCAAAGAAAATATATTTTGTACCACTTGTTACTGACCTAAATGCGGTTCTTAGCTCATCATCGCTTAAGTTTTTAATATTGCTTTCCTCTACTGATATGTCAGAAATAGCTACCGTTCTTGAAGTAGTCGGCAGTGATTGCTCTCTAACCATTATGTCTAATGGTGGTATTGGTGGTGTTATCTTGTTTGCAGGATTAGTGGCAAGTAACTTTGTTATCCCCTCTTCAGTCCATTTAAACTCGGCTGATTCAGCAACTGGCTTGTTGCTAGCTGGTATGTTTGGGGCAAATGGTTGATTATCCTTAGCCTGTCCCCCACCTATTATAGCATATTTTTGTTCAACCACTAATTGGGTTTTTAGTGAAATTTTAACTATATTATCGTGGACTTTGCCAGCAAAGATTGAATCGTTGTAGATATGTTGGTTTAGATGCTGAGCAAATTCCCCAAAATCTTTTATTGGTCTGCCTTCTTTGATGGCGTCACTTTGTTCTTTTTTGTAAAGTACTTGCGAAATATGTAACATCGCTTGCAGATCAGCTTTACTATCACCATTTGCCTCAGCCTGGGTTATTTCGTCTTCTAAATTTTGGAAGAGGTTTGTCTAAAATTGCTTTTTACTGCACTATAATCCTCGCTTCTTCCACCATTCATCGGTCCAAAATTCGGCTGGTACCTTTTCTCTATCATTTTCAGTGGGGTCTTCTATTCCATATTCACTACTTAAAATATCATACCATTCATCCCACAACTCCCTTGGTAGCTTAGTTCCACACCAAGGACAATATTGTATACTATAACCAGTTGCCTCTCCATGAATTGTTAAATAATCTCTTTCTCTTGGATAATAATTAATAATTGAATCTTCGGTACGTTCGCAATAAAAAGTTATTGCTCGACCATTTTGTTTGCTTGGAAAGTCTTTGCAGCAAAATTTCATATTAAATGCTCCAGTTTAGGATGTATTCTCATATCCCCTTGTCTATATATTTTTCCAGTTACAGGATCTTTTGAACCAATATACCGAGCTTTATGATCATATATTTCAATATCTTTATGTTTCATATCCCAACGATAATATTCTTTATTTTTGCCAGTGCCACCATTAGTTCTAAATTCATCTTTAAAGTTTTGAGAGCTTTTCCATTCAGGACTCTCTTGTTTTTCACATTCATAGCGATTTGACCCATCTTTCTTTTTAAAATGGGAGAATTCATCATCAGGATCATTATCATTTGGATCTGATGGCATAAAGGAAGTAGCAGACACCTTCTGCTGTTGTTTGCTTGTAGATGGTTTATTACTATTATCATCATGTTTTCTTTTTTCAAAGTCATTTTGTTGTTGTGGGTTCATTATATTCATTACACTTTCTGGCTTTACAGCAAGTGTAAGTGCAATTTTAAGAATTTGACCGGAAGATCCATCACCTATATTTTTAAACAACCATGCTACCAATGCATTTTTAGGAATATCCGTAATTGCATTAACTGCCGCAATTCCTCCAAAAGCAGTTCCAGTTGCTACAGCACCCTCCCCACCAGTCGCTATCCCAGCTGCTATCATAGGAGCAGGACAAGCCTGTGCCTCTGATATACCAAATAATTCTTTCGCTATTTCTACCAATCGTTGTTTTAAATTATCATATCCTCCATGCTCCTCTATTTTCTGGTTGATTTCTGGGTTATCTTGAATAATCTTCTGTAACTTAACATCTAGCTCATCCTTAGTTTGATTAGGTTCTTCACTATGTTCAGGATGAGCTGGAAATTCAGTGTGGTCTCTAGTTTTAGCAACTTGTTGTTCCTTAGCTGCTACCCCCTTAGCCTGTTCAATTTTGTCTCCCCCGCTTATTATAGCATATTTTTGTTCGACCACTAATTGGGTTTTTAGTAAAATTTTAACTATATTATCGTGGACTTTGCCAGCAAAGATTGAATCGTTGTAGATATGTTGGTTTAGATGCTGAGCAAATTCCCCAAAATCTTTTATTGGTCTGCCTTCTTTGATGGCATCACTTTGCTCCTTTTTGTAAAATACTTGCGAAATATGTAACATTGCTTGCAGATCAGCTTTACTACTACCACTTGCTTCCGCCTGGGTTATTTCGTCTTCTAAATTTTGGAAGAGGTTTGTTGCAAATTGCTTCTTACCGCATTATAGTCCTCGTTTTTTCCACCATTCGTCGGTCCAAAATTCAGCTGGTACTCTTTCTTTTTCTGAATTTCTAGGATCTGTAATATTATATTCTTTTTCTAGAATATTCCACCATTTGTCATATGATACTTTCTCAGGTAATTTAGTACCACACCAAGGGCAAAAATCTATTTCTTGTCCTATATGCTTATCAACCTTTATTAGATGTGAACGGTTCATTGGATCATAAATAATAATCCTTTCTTTTTCCTTCATATGAAAACTGAATTGAGCACAACAATAATATTGTGCTTTTATTTTACCATATTCCAAGTTTCCTCCCTTTAACTGCTTCTTTATATAATTCTCCAGTTTTTGGATTTATTGAGCCTTGATGACAACCATTACTATCATATATTTCTATATCATTATGAGTATGATCCCATTCGTAAAATCTCTGTTTATTTCCACTCAGTCCGTTAGTTTTAGTTTTTCCTTTGTAAGGTTTTAACTCCTTCCATATTGGACTTTCAGATTTTTCACAATTTTGTTTTCTTGATGTCTTATCCTCCTCATCATCAGGTTCAAAATCATCCGGATCAAGATTAGGCATGAAGCTGCTAGAGGTGGCAGTTTTCTGCTGCTGACTAGTAGTATCAGATGATTTACCTCTATCATCATGTTTTCTTTTTTCAAAGTCGCTTTGCCAATTGTTTCCATCACTTTCACTAGCTAATTTAGATGCTGTGAGAGATAAAATTAAGGCTGCACCACCATATTTAATTATTTCAGCCACCGGTATTATTAATGGAAGAGCAGCTTCTGCTTCATTTACTCCAAATAATTCTTTAATACCACTAGTGATGTTTCCCCACCAATCTTGTTCCTGCAGTTGGTCATGACTGGATGTGGTATATTCTACTAATTGTTCTTTAAGTTCCTTATAACCTATTTTGTTAATTTTCTCAGCATATTCTGGTTTATCTTTAACAAATTCTTGAATAATCTTCTGTAACTTAACATCTAGCTCATCCTTAGTTTGACCAGGTTCTTCACTATGTTCAGGATGAGCTGGCAGTTCAGTGTGGTCTCTAGTTTTAGCAACTTGTTGTTCCTTAGCTGCTACCCCCTTAGCCTGTTCAATTTTGTCTCCCCCACTTATTATAGCATATTTTTGTTCGACCACTAATATTGATAGTTATATTTATCACTACTAGTTTCAAAGGTAAAATTAGCGGCAGTAAAATCGACATCTTTCGCTGTCATCTTCACGCCTTGAAAACGAATATCATCTTTAACATGGGCAATGATCGTTTCACCATTAATAATATTATCTACGGCTACGGTAGAACAGGTCATTTCTTCACTCTGACTGGCAGATAAATAGGCATACAAACCAACATTTACTGCATTAGTTGGTAACATGGCTAATGATTTATATGCATCGTAGGCTTTAAAAACTCGATCAAGATTATCAACAACATGGCTACCTTTCTTGGTAACCAACATTTTAACTTTATCTATAACGTTAGTGACATTTTGCTTAACAGCAAGCTTTATCCCTAATTCAGCATGCTGCTCAATATGTTTGGCGATAGTCTCAGTATCATAGGTTTTTGCTTGCCAGTTACGTGCTTCTACTTGAATAATTTTAGCAGATATATCCGAAGAGATTTGCTCAAATGTTCCGTCTTTTGCCATAATAGTTAGGGCATTAGAGGCTACTAATTCAGAAGAATTTAAATGCTGGTCCCATAATTTCTGCTGATCACTATCTACAGTTGCTGCTGCTCTAAACCCACCTTCACTCTTACCTTTGTGGTAAAAACCAACCTTAAAACCAGATTCACTACAGAAAATTAGTGATTTATCAGTATATTTTGAGGCTTCTAGCTTTAAACCATTGGGTACTACTAGATGAATATCCTGCCCAATAATCTTGCTGCCTAGAATATGCATTTGCCCACCAACTATTCCATAGAAAGTACCACCAGCACAGATAATAGTTGGTACGCTATCATGCCCTTCATTAAACTCTCTGACATTTTTGGTGCTATTAAATGTCATCGAATTACCATCAGATGACCATAGACTATAGGATTTCTTGTGATAGTCATGGATATGCAGATTATAGCCATCTTTGACAGTTAGGTTACCGCCAACTTGCATTAATATATCCTGTTCAGCAAAAATCTGGGCAGTTTCTATAGTAGCATCCTGATCAATAACAATCCTCTGATTACCAGCATTGATCACCGTTGGCAAAACTGTTTCAGTGTGATCATGACTAGTCCAGCTATTTCTACCTCCAAACAACTTCTTCTTGCCTTTAAATTCCACCTGCTTATCAAATATATCTTTCACATGACCAATTTTTAAGTCTTCGGCATGCAGATTCATCTCTTCTACTTCAATTAAGGTGCTAATAAATCCCACAGCTCTACCTGCATCTATATTTAATATGCTGGCATTAATTTCCGATACTACATGCTTTATAGCGGTCTCACTGGTAGTAGTTTTGCCAGCATGATGACAATAGCTGGTCATTAAGGCAATAGGTAGTACCTTGATATTATTCTGACTGACTATTTGAAAATGATCTTTTATAGTGATTAAGCTACCGATAACTTCAATATTATTTGCCATCATATAAGCATTTTCTGCTCTCAGAACTGATTGTTTGATGACTGGTTCTTTAAAGTTAAAGGTTAAATCTTTCC
This genomic interval from Candidatus Tisiphia endosymbiont of Dioctria linearis contains the following:
- a CDS encoding SCO4402 family protein; this encodes MTTKFLLYPQLRMEVKGSFEDLADYDRQMKEWVDEQYPHPYSDSLTYYVINTLYDSCDLDKYKESNIGEILYDEDEAQQIYKFCKWFGDLIDSISLHTNETNSDYLNHPEWSKVYIGAKEMYELMDRNDKKYHFSEIANS
- a CDS encoding IS630 family transposase, whose translation is MEANAEKRCKYLEDIKDLATDALVYIDESGIEMNITQDRGWGKKGQTLQAKKSGKYYQRTNIIAGLVGNKSIAPFVFNGTCNTELFNNWVEQFLIKELIAGQVVILDNAAFHKSKKTKDLIESVGCRVIFLPPYSPDLNPIEKFWANMKRWIKQKIGLSQELYNTICAFFAVT
- a CDS encoding helix-turn-helix domain-containing protein, whose protein sequence is MSTSPYSIDLREKVIKYLEAGNSQRSASRVFQLSPTTVNTWHVRYKKEGHYQARKYKGAKPSIEMDDFIKYVEENPNSKTEDIGKKFGISASGARYWLRQLGFSYKKKPLPMWKLMLKSDVSI
- a CDS encoding DUF6980 family protein, which gives rise to MKFCCKDFPSKQNGRAITFYCERTEDSIINYYPRERDYLTIHGEATGYSIQYCPWCGTKLPRELWDEWYDILSSEYGIEDPTENDREKVPAEFWTDEWWKKRGL
- a CDS encoding DUF6980 family protein; this translates as MEYGKIKAQYYCCAQFSFHMKEKERIIIYDPMNRSHLIKVDKHIGQEIDFCPWCGTKLPEKVSYDKWWNILEKEYNITDPRNSEKERVPAEFWTDEWWKKRGL
- a CDS encoding colicin E3/pyocin S6 family cytotoxin; the encoded protein is MVEQKYAIISGGDKIEQAKGVAAKEQQVAKTRDHTELPAHPEHSEEPGQTKDELDVKLQKIIQEFVKDKPEYAEKINKIGYKELKEQLVEYTTSSHDQLQEQDWWGNITSGIKELFGVNEAEAALPLIIPVAEIIKYGGAALILSLTASKLASESDGNNWQSDFEKRKHDDRGKSSDTTSQQQKTATSSSFMPNLDPDDFEPDDEEDKTSRKQNCEKSESPIWKELKPYKGKTKTNGLSGNKQRFYEWDHTHNDIEIYDSNGCHQGSINPKTGELYKEAVKGRKLGIW